In uncultured Methanobrevibacter sp., the following proteins share a genomic window:
- a CDS encoding isocitrate/isopropylmalate family dehydrogenase, translating to MYNIAVIPGDGIGKEVMDACINVLNSLDIDFNFNYGEAGDECLEKNGEALPDETIELAKSADACLFGAAGETAADVIVRLRQELNLFANLRPVKSYPNTNALFDNLDFMIVRENTEGMYIAKEEEYTEEGAIARRIITKKAERRIIDYAFQYAKNNNKSKVTGVHKANVLKVTDGLFKEILYEVAKDYEGEIEVEDFYVDATAMYLITRPESFEVIVTTNLFGDILSDEGAGLVGGLGMIPSGNIGEDGALFEPVHGSAPDIAGQGIANPMAMLLSACMMLNYLKEYDAEERLNDAILDVLNEGKTLTPDLGGTATTSEVAEAIINALN from the coding sequence ATGTATAATATTGCTGTAATTCCAGGAGATGGAATTGGTAAGGAAGTTATGGACGCATGCATAAATGTATTGAATTCATTGGATATTGACTTTAATTTCAATTATGGTGAAGCTGGAGACGAATGTCTTGAAAAAAATGGTGAAGCTTTGCCAGATGAAACAATAGAACTTGCAAAAAGTGCAGATGCATGTCTTTTTGGAGCGGCAGGAGAAACTGCAGCTGATGTGATTGTAAGACTTAGACAGGAATTGAACCTCTTTGCAAACCTAAGGCCTGTCAAATCCTATCCGAACACTAATGCCCTTTTTGACAACCTTGACTTTATGATTGTAAGGGAAAACACTGAAGGAATGTATATTGCAAAGGAAGAGGAATATACTGAAGAAGGGGCAATAGCTAGAAGGATAATTACCAAGAAAGCTGAGAGAAGGATTATCGATTACGCTTTCCAATACGCTAAAAACAACAATAAGTCTAAAGTCACTGGAGTTCATAAGGCAAATGTCTTGAAAGTGACTGATGGACTGTTCAAGGAAATATTATACGAAGTGGCTAAGGATTATGAAGGTGAAATAGAAGTGGAAGACTTCTATGTGGATGCCACTGCAATGTATCTCATTACAAGACCTGAAAGCTTTGAAGTCATCGTTACCACAAACTTGTTTGGAGATATCCTTTCAGATGAGGGAGCAGGCCTTGTTGGAGGATTAGGCATGATTCCATCCGGTAACATTGGAGAGGATGGGGCATTGTTCGAACCTGTTCACGGTTCAGCACCAGACATTGCTGGTCAAGGAATTGCAAATCCAATGGCTATGCTTCTATCAGCATGCATGATGCTGAACTACTTGAAGGAATATGATGCTGAAGAAAGATTGAATGATGCAATACTCGATGTCTTGAATGAAGGAAAGACATTGACTCCGGACCTTGGAGGAACTGCTACAACCAGCGAAGTGGCTGAAGCAATCATAAATGCTTTAAACTAA
- the dusB gene encoding tRNA dihydrouridine synthase DusB, with the protein MKWKIGNVEMDNQIALAPMAGVCDFSFRTIVKSMGCGLIETEMVSDKAIMYGNWKTKEMLYMTDYEHPISQQIVGSDLESLTFASKYIWENTDVDIIDINMGCPVTKVTNRSKAGCALMKDPDKVKSIVESIVDIVPIPVTVKLRSGWDKNSINAVEIAQIVEDAGASAITVHPRTKDQGYSGKADWSIIKEVKENVNIPVIGNGDIKSCFDAKRMLDETNCDAVMIGRASLGNPWLIRDCVNYIEDGTLPYEVTMEERMETLKKHIDMLIEVKGEEFAIPKMRTQAAYYVKKLPRTIELKQQIFKMNTKEDLFNLLDDYVKSMEKE; encoded by the coding sequence ATGAAGTGGAAAATTGGAAATGTTGAAATGGACAATCAGATAGCTTTGGCCCCTATGGCAGGAGTATGTGACTTCAGCTTTAGAACCATTGTAAAGTCAATGGGATGTGGTCTGATTGAAACCGAAATGGTTTCAGACAAGGCTATTATGTATGGCAATTGGAAGACAAAGGAAATGCTCTACATGACTGACTATGAACATCCAATTTCACAGCAGATTGTCGGCTCAGATTTGGAATCACTGACATTTGCATCAAAGTACATCTGGGAGAACACTGATGTGGATATCATTGACATTAACATGGGATGTCCCGTAACAAAAGTGACAAACAGGTCAAAGGCAGGATGCGCTTTGATGAAAGACCCGGATAAGGTAAAATCTATTGTAGAATCTATTGTAGACATTGTACCGATTCCAGTGACTGTAAAGCTCAGAAGCGGTTGGGATAAAAACAGCATAAATGCAGTGGAAATAGCACAAATCGTTGAGGATGCAGGTGCATCAGCAATTACAGTTCATCCAAGAACAAAGGATCAAGGATATTCTGGAAAGGCGGATTGGTCCATTATAAAAGAAGTCAAGGAAAATGTGAATATTCCAGTTATTGGAAATGGTGACATCAAATCATGCTTTGATGCAAAGAGAATGCTTGATGAAACAAATTGTGATGCAGTCATGATTGGAAGGGCCTCACTTGGAAATCCATGGCTTATCAGGGATTGCGTTAACTATATTGAAGACGGCACACTTCCATATGAAGTTACAATGGAAGAGAGAATGGAAACCCTTAAAAAACACATAGATATGCTTATTGAAGTCAAGGGAGAGGAATTTGCAATTCCAAAAATGAGAACTCAAGCTGCATATTACGTTAAGAAATTGCCAAGAACAATAGAATTAAAGCAGCAAATATTTAAAATGAATACAAAAGAAGATCTGTTTAATCTGTTGGATGATTATGTAAAATCAATGGAAAAAGAGTAA
- the mmp11 gene encoding methanogenesis marker protein 11 has product MAILKPEELKEKFDDPWIAPYEKVITMADGDIVELIEYHPCPSGSNWLLYQYQHSSELIIDAKRDGNKHTYLCKVGKKPIDLKASINAAGIEEVAIDEEAKEVKVTHGGLAGAGVGAGMCRGMGEGVKYVDVLEVGGGSKEGKATVVTPKYEKLVIGIDDTDVKDAGATWTMAHNIGLQLKEEGFEYLDHIIVQLFPHNPHKTQNCVSIALTFAVMAEDKERLINRLIEILEHDTLSDKTAIAILEGIGIPPKLREYAMATKTGMMDVETAEKLAEELDIPLIAVTGDQGKVGALAALGLHDDVDEAVKVYY; this is encoded by the coding sequence ATGGCAATTTTAAAACCTGAAGAGTTAAAGGAAAAATTTGATGACCCATGGATTGCTCCATACGAAAAAGTCATTACAATGGCAGATGGAGATATTGTAGAACTTATTGAATACCACCCATGCCCAAGCGGTTCCAACTGGTTGCTTTATCAATACCAACACAGCAGTGAACTTATCATTGATGCTAAAAGAGATGGAAACAAGCACACCTACCTCTGTAAAGTGGGCAAAAAGCCAATCGACCTTAAGGCAAGTATCAATGCTGCTGGAATTGAAGAGGTTGCAATTGATGAAGAGGCAAAGGAAGTTAAGGTAACCCACGGAGGACTTGCCGGCGCTGGTGTAGGCGCTGGAATGTGCAGAGGAATGGGAGAAGGTGTCAAATATGTGGATGTCCTTGAAGTCGGAGGAGGCAGTAAGGAAGGAAAAGCTACTGTAGTAACTCCAAAATACGAAAAACTTGTCATTGGAATCGATGACACTGACGTTAAGGATGCTGGAGCAACTTGGACTATGGCTCATAATATTGGCCTTCAATTGAAAGAGGAAGGATTCGAGTATCTTGACCATATTATCGTTCAGTTATTCCCACATAATCCTCACAAAACTCAAAACTGTGTTTCAATTGCACTTACCTTTGCTGTAATGGCTGAAGATAAGGAAAGATTGATCAATAGACTTATTGAAATCCTTGAGCATGACACATTATCCGATAAGACTGCAATAGCTATTCTTGAAGGAATTGGAATCCCACCAAAACTTAGAGAATATGCAATGGCTACAAAAACAGGTATGATGGATGTTGAAACTGCTGAAAAGCTTGCAGAAGAATTGGACATTCCACTCATTGCAGTTACAGGAGACCAAGGTAAAGTAGGTGCACTTGCAGCTTTAGGTCTTCATGATGATGTTGATGAGGCTGTTAAAGTTTATTACTAG
- the ribH gene encoding 6,7-dimethyl-8-ribityllumazine synthase, whose amino-acid sequence MVKYNIGAVVAEFNYDITHMMLELAKAEAKVRDCEITKIVMVPGVFDMPLAIKKLTEADEEGRIDLDCIITLGTVIEGATDHDQIVAQHASRKIADLSLEWGKPISLGISGPGMTRLDAHRRVSYGKNAVEAAVKMCDRLQDI is encoded by the coding sequence ATGGTAAAATATAATATTGGTGCAGTAGTTGCAGAATTTAACTATGATATTACTCATATGATGTTAGAACTTGCAAAAGCAGAAGCTAAAGTTCGTGACTGTGAAATTACAAAAATTGTAATGGTTCCTGGCGTATTCGATATGCCACTTGCAATCAAAAAATTAACTGAAGCAGACGAAGAAGGTAGAATTGACCTTGACTGCATAATCACTTTAGGTACCGTTATTGAAGGTGCAACCGATCACGACCAAATCGTAGCTCAACATGCATCCCGTAAAATTGCTGACTTATCCTTAGAATGGGGTAAACCAATTTCCCTTGGTATCAGCGGTCCTGGAATGACCAGATTAGATGCACACAGAAGAGTTAGCTATGGTAAAAACGCTGTTGAAGCAGCTGTTAAAATGTGTGACAGATTACAAGACATTTAA
- a CDS encoding isoprenylcysteine carboxylmethyltransferase family protein → MDIKLFFQALSKFLIGLIIICILLFIPAGTINYPNGWLFIALLFIPMLFAGIIMIFKSPDLLRRRLNAKENEDEQKTVILISGIIFLLAFILAGLNFRFGWFNLPSIVVIIASVIFLLAYIMYAEVLRENEYLSRTVEVSENQKVVDSDLYGIVRHPMYTSTIFLFLSMPLVLDSIFSFIVMLVYPIMIMFRIRNEERVLENELIGYEEYNEKVKYKLIPYLW, encoded by the coding sequence ATGGATATTAAACTATTTTTTCAAGCATTAAGCAAATTCCTAATTGGTCTTATAATCATATGCATACTTCTTTTCATTCCTGCTGGAACTATAAATTATCCTAATGGATGGCTATTTATAGCATTGCTCTTTATTCCTATGCTTTTTGCAGGAATAATCATGATTTTCAAATCTCCAGATCTTTTAAGAAGAAGATTGAATGCTAAGGAAAATGAGGATGAACAAAAAACAGTGATATTGATTAGTGGAATAATTTTCCTGCTTGCTTTCATTTTAGCTGGCCTTAACTTTAGATTTGGATGGTTCAATCTTCCAAGCATAGTGGTCATAATCGCTTCAGTCATATTCCTGCTTGCCTATATCATGTATGCTGAAGTGTTGAGAGAAAACGAATACCTTTCACGAACCGTTGAAGTTAGTGAGAATCAAAAAGTGGTTGACAGCGATTTGTACGGCATTGTAAGGCATCCAATGTACACTTCTACAATATTTCTGTTCCTGTCAATGCCTTTGGTATTGGATTCAATATTCTCATTCATTGTGATGCTCGTTTATCCAATAATGATCATGTTTAGAATAAGAAATGAGGAGAGGGTATTGGAGAATGAATTGATTGGATATGAGGAATATAATGAAAAGGTAAAATATAAACTGATTCCTTATTTATGGTAA
- a CDS encoding 3-isopropylmalate dehydratase small subunit: MKGKVWKFGNDIDTDIILPGRYLIYTDEERLSEHCMEGLVSDFKSKVNAGDFILGGTNFGCGSSREHAPIAIKGCGISAVIAESFARIFYRNATNVGVPLLEAPGVSELIEDGEEIEVDMEKGLIISESGKEIEFKKLPPFMLEILESGGLINYLKNQKNE, translated from the coding sequence ATGAAAGGGAAGGTTTGGAAATTTGGAAATGACATTGATACAGACATTATTCTTCCAGGAAGATACTTGATTTACACTGATGAGGAAAGGTTATCTGAGCATTGCATGGAAGGATTGGTATCTGACTTTAAGTCAAAAGTGAATGCAGGTGACTTCATTCTTGGAGGAACAAACTTCGGATGCGGATCCAGTAGAGAGCATGCACCAATAGCTATTAAAGGATGTGGAATTTCCGCTGTAATAGCTGAATCCTTTGCAAGAATATTCTATAGAAACGCAACAAATGTAGGCGTTCCTCTTTTGGAAGCCCCTGGAGTGTCTGAACTTATTGAAGACGGTGAAGAAATAGAAGTGGACATGGAAAAGGGATTGATCATATCAGAAAGCGGAAAGGAAATCGAATTTAAGAAATTGCCTCCATTCATGCTTGAAATCCTTGAATCTGGTGGTTTAATCAATTACTTGAAAAATCAAAAGAATGAATAA
- a CDS encoding glycosyltransferase family 2 protein translates to MTNPKISVILSAYNEEKFISKAIESVVNQTLKDIEIIIINDGSTDNTLDIINSYAEKDNRIVVIDQENIGLGASRNKGMKIARGEYVTFLDADDWFTEDAFEIAYNEAKAKDTDITMYQMINYDDETGRIYENDWFNLNNLDESFDDVVFSPEKTKDFLFDLSVSSCQKIYRNSFLKSIDASFPEGIYFEDMPFFFYVYLKAERISIIRKHFYYRRKHDLSITHVVDANYLDTVEAGCELMRRMIDNGFYEDYKFDLLAYKINGPRMALMDITEDSKEPLFNLIKEDYEKIKETEYYQDYLDNLGPKKKKFFLDVLKYDNYSEFKKENPEY, encoded by the coding sequence ATGACCAATCCAAAAATATCTGTTATTCTTTCCGCTTACAATGAAGAGAAATTCATTAGTAAAGCCATTGAAAGTGTAGTAAACCAAACATTGAAAGATATAGAAATTATCATAATCAATGATGGATCAACTGACAATACATTAGACATCATAAACAGTTATGCAGAAAAAGACAATAGGATAGTGGTAATTGACCAGGAAAACATTGGCCTTGGCGCAAGCAGAAACAAGGGCATGAAAATAGCTAGAGGGGAATATGTCACTTTTCTTGACGCTGATGACTGGTTTACAGAAGATGCCTTTGAAATTGCATACAATGAAGCAAAGGCCAAGGATACGGATATCACCATGTATCAGATGATCAATTATGATGATGAAACCGGAAGAATTTATGAGAATGATTGGTTTAACTTAAATAATCTTGATGAAAGCTTTGATGATGTCGTGTTTTCACCTGAGAAAACAAAGGATTTCCTATTTGACCTATCAGTAAGTAGCTGTCAAAAGATCTATAGAAACAGCTTTTTGAAATCAATTGACGCTAGTTTTCCAGAGGGAATCTACTTTGAGGACATGCCATTTTTCTTTTATGTTTACCTTAAGGCAGAAAGAATTTCCATCATCAGAAAGCATTTCTATTACAGAAGAAAGCATGATCTTTCAATAACCCATGTGGTTGATGCAAACTACTTGGACACTGTTGAAGCAGGATGCGAACTTATGAGAAGAATGATTGACAATGGATTCTATGAAGACTACAAGTTCGACCTTTTAGCCTACAAGATCAATGGTCCAAGAATGGCACTTATGGACATTACAGAAGATTCTAAGGAGCCTCTTTTTAATCTAATAAAGGAAGACTATGAAAAGATTAAAGAGACTGAGTATTACCAAGACTACTTGGATAATTTAGGCCCAAAGAAGAAAAAGTTCTTCTTAGATGTCTTGAAGTATGACAACTATTCTGAATTCAAAAAGGAAAATCCAGAATATTGA
- a CDS encoding nucleotide sugar dehydrogenase, with product MKICIVGQGYIGLPTAALFAKNGCEVLGVDVNEEIVDKLNQGIAHIEEPGITEAIENAVEKGHYHASLKPEEADTFIITVPTPYVKEDLSCDLSYVISACQSILPVLNKGNVVIIESTIAPMSTDEIIKPIFENEGFVIGEDLFLAHCPERVLPGQIMEELVNNNRIVGGITEECSRKAADVYRTFVEGEIIETEAKTAELSKCMENTFRDVNIALANELAKIGAEIGVNALDVIEMANKHPRVNIHSPGPGVGGHCLAIDPYFIYAKAPETAKIIKLARDTNNSMPGFVIENTGKILSNLDADAEKISVFGVAYKGNTDDARESPAFEIITGLKAAGYEIAIHDPHFDNPEYFDFDEATKDSSLVLILTDHDQFKDLDYEKLSKNMKAKIIFDTKNIIKEVPEDITLINYGNLYKYNK from the coding sequence ATGAAAATTTGTATTGTAGGTCAAGGTTACATTGGATTGCCAACAGCTGCATTGTTTGCTAAAAATGGCTGTGAAGTCCTTGGAGTAGACGTAAATGAAGAGATTGTTGATAAATTAAACCAAGGGATTGCTCATATTGAAGAACCGGGAATTACAGAAGCTATTGAAAATGCCGTTGAAAAAGGGCACTATCATGCTTCATTGAAGCCGGAGGAGGCAGATACATTCATCATTACAGTTCCTACACCTTATGTGAAAGAGGACTTGAGCTGTGATTTAAGCTATGTAATATCTGCATGCCAATCCATCTTGCCTGTTTTGAATAAGGGAAATGTTGTTATCATTGAATCCACAATAGCCCCTATGTCCACTGATGAGATAATTAAACCAATTTTTGAAAATGAAGGATTTGTAATTGGAGAAGATTTATTCCTCGCTCATTGCCCTGAAAGAGTTCTCCCTGGACAAATCATGGAAGAATTGGTTAACAACAACAGAATCGTAGGTGGAATAACAGAAGAGTGCAGCCGTAAAGCTGCAGACGTTTATAGAACCTTTGTTGAAGGGGAAATAATTGAAACTGAAGCAAAAACTGCAGAATTGTCCAAATGTATGGAAAACACATTTAGAGATGTGAATATTGCACTTGCCAACGAACTTGCAAAGATTGGCGCAGAAATTGGAGTGAATGCACTTGATGTTATTGAAATGGCTAACAAGCACCCAAGAGTGAATATCCATAGCCCAGGCCCTGGTGTAGGTGGACACTGCTTGGCAATTGACCCTTATTTCATTTATGCAAAGGCACCTGAAACCGCAAAGATAATCAAGTTGGCAAGGGATACAAACAACAGCATGCCAGGATTTGTAATAGAGAATACCGGCAAAATCTTATCCAATCTTGATGCGGATGCAGAAAAGATCTCTGTATTTGGAGTTGCATATAAGGGAAATACTGATGATGCAAGGGAAAGCCCTGCATTTGAAATAATCACTGGATTGAAGGCAGCAGGATACGAAATAGCTATCCACGACCCTCACTTTGACAATCCTGAATACTTCGATTTTGATGAAGCAACTAAAGACTCCTCATTGGTATTGATCTTAACAGACCATGACCAATTCAAGGACTTGGATTATGAAAAATTATCTAAGAACATGAAAGCAAAAATCATCTTTGACACTAAAAACATAATCAAGGAAGTGCCAGAGGACATTACATTAATAAACTATGGAAATTTGTACAAATACAACAAATAA
- a CDS encoding YhgE/Pip domain-containing protein, with the protein MSRKDPMMIAEIMKNNFKGAFSNPIVVIVLIGVIIIPSLYALLNIQACWDPYGNTGDVPFAIANLDEGASFNDKDINVGKELVKDLKKNDKFKWTFVSEDDLRKGVYNGTYYAGIVIPKNLSENIVSITGDNPQQAKLEYVVNMKTNPVATKLTDSGANAVYTSLNAKIVEIIDIAAYQKLGELQAGLAEGAQKLANGGKQLQAGSAKVQAGASQVKSGESQVKDGASQVKSGASSLNDGASQLKQGSDQLSDGASQVEKGSEELSAAVDPSLIPDGPIKDYAEGNVKLADGSSQVAAGGKQLANGANQLANGGSQLADGANQVAEGSSKLAEGSVSLASGATLLSNGATNALFAASSSLGSTANTLGGITGIDEDTLGDYFLSPVELERNELFSVNSYGSDVSPFYLVLSMWVGAVITCVMMNPGTSQGTKYSPFEMYFGKLLTYIIMSILQACVTIIGCYLLGIQILNPILFIASCILVSMIFMILIYSIISAIGTVGKAIGVVLLVLQISATGGIYPIQIMHPFFRALYPYMPMTYGITLVREAQLGTVWSNYIPALAILLAIGFVTIIAAVIIKEKLDKPSHYFEEKLEESKLF; encoded by the coding sequence ATGAGTAGAAAAGACCCTATGATGATTGCAGAAATCATGAAGAATAACTTCAAGGGAGCATTCTCTAATCCTATTGTAGTGATTGTTCTCATTGGAGTAATTATAATTCCTTCACTTTATGCGCTTTTGAACATACAGGCATGTTGGGATCCTTATGGAAATACCGGTGATGTTCCATTTGCAATAGCTAACCTTGACGAAGGAGCATCATTCAATGATAAGGACATAAATGTAGGAAAGGAACTTGTAAAAGACTTGAAGAAGAATGATAAGTTTAAATGGACATTCGTTTCAGAAGATGACCTGCGAAAGGGCGTGTATAACGGAACCTATTATGCGGGAATTGTCATACCCAAAAACCTGAGTGAAAACATAGTTTCAATTACCGGTGACAATCCCCAACAGGCAAAACTTGAATACGTTGTAAATATGAAAACAAACCCTGTAGCAACTAAATTGACTGATTCCGGTGCCAATGCTGTCTATACCTCACTTAATGCAAAAATAGTTGAAATCATAGATATTGCAGCTTACCAAAAGCTTGGTGAATTGCAGGCAGGCCTTGCTGAAGGAGCTCAAAAACTTGCAAATGGTGGAAAACAACTTCAAGCAGGTTCTGCAAAGGTTCAAGCAGGAGCAAGCCAAGTTAAAAGCGGTGAAAGCCAAGTAAAAGATGGTGCGAGTCAAGTTAAATCTGGAGCATCTTCACTTAATGATGGTGCATCACAATTAAAGCAAGGTTCAGACCAATTAAGTGATGGTGCATCCCAAGTGGAAAAAGGTTCAGAGGAATTGTCAGCTGCAGTTGACCCTTCATTAATACCTGATGGACCAATAAAAGACTATGCCGAAGGAAACGTTAAGCTTGCTGATGGAAGCAGTCAAGTGGCTGCTGGAGGAAAACAGTTAGCAAACGGTGCAAATCAGTTAGCTAATGGAGGAAGCCAACTGGCAGATGGTGCAAATCAAGTAGCTGAAGGAAGCAGTAAATTGGCAGAAGGTTCAGTAAGTCTTGCTTCTGGAGCAACACTACTTTCCAATGGTGCAACAAATGCATTGTTTGCAGCATCCAGTTCATTAGGATCCACTGCAAATACTCTCGGTGGAATCACAGGCATAGATGAAGACACTCTTGGTGATTATTTCCTATCTCCTGTAGAGTTGGAAAGAAACGAACTGTTTTCTGTGAATTCATACGGTTCTGATGTATCTCCATTCTATCTTGTATTATCCATGTGGGTAGGTGCCGTAATCACCTGTGTAATGATGAATCCAGGAACCAGCCAAGGAACCAAGTATTCCCCATTTGAAATGTACTTCGGTAAATTGTTAACATACATTATAATGAGCATACTTCAAGCATGCGTGACAATAATAGGATGTTATCTTCTCGGCATTCAAATATTAAATCCAATACTCTTTATTGCATCCTGCATACTGGTATCGATGATATTCATGATCTTAATCTACTCAATAATTTCTGCAATCGGTACAGTTGGAAAGGCTATTGGAGTTGTCCTTTTGGTTCTTCAAATATCTGCAACTGGAGGAATCTATCCAATTCAAATCATGCATCCATTCTTCAGGGCATTGTATCCATACATGCCTATGACTTATGGAATTACATTGGTACGTGAAGCACAGCTTGGTACTGTTTGGTCAAACTATATCCCAGCATTGGCCATACTTTTAGCTATTGGATTTGTAACAATAATCGCCGCAGTGATCATTAAAGAAAAATTAGACAAGCCTTCCCATTACTTTGAAGAGAAACTAGAGGAAAGCAAATTATTTTAG
- a CDS encoding nitroreductase family protein, producing MNLEDTIYKRQSIRSYDDAPLDNQTLDEIRDFIDNAKELNPNIKWSYEILPTENISTMMRWKAPHYIAIFSEEKENYYQNIGFIFQQVDLFLQSKGIGTCWIGMGNPKNYENPNKDQKFIIIISIGKPKGNLYREIDQFRRKSLDEITDNSDEKLVPAQFAPSASNTQPWYFTHNEDGSYDLYRVKLGRLRNRFYKKWNKIDTGIALAHLYVANKDSFRFYMKDNPEESKGLFYAGSFEI from the coding sequence ATGAACCTTGAAGATACAATATACAAAAGACAATCCATTAGATCTTATGATGATGCACCACTTGACAATCAGACACTTGATGAGATAAGGGATTTCATTGACAATGCAAAGGAATTGAATCCAAACATAAAATGGAGCTATGAGATTCTCCCAACAGAGAATATCTCTACAATGATGAGATGGAAAGCACCTCATTACATAGCTATTTTCAGTGAGGAAAAGGAGAATTACTATCAAAATATAGGCTTCATCTTCCAGCAAGTGGATTTGTTTTTGCAAAGCAAGGGAATTGGGACCTGTTGGATAGGAATGGGAAATCCTAAAAATTATGAAAATCCAAATAAGGATCAAAAATTCATTATAATCATATCAATCGGTAAGCCAAAAGGCAATTTATACAGGGAAATTGACCAGTTTAGAAGAAAAAGCCTTGATGAAATAACTGATAATTCAGATGAAAAACTAGTCCCTGCACAGTTTGCACCTTCCGCTTCAAATACCCAGCCATGGTATTTCACTCACAATGAAGATGGTAGCTATGACTTATACAGAGTGAAACTTGGAAGACTTAGAAACAGATTCTATAAAAAATGGAATAAGATTGATACAGGAATAGCATTGGCACATCTTTATGTAGCGAATAAGGATAGCTTTAGATTCTATATGAAAGACAATCCTGAAGAGTCCAAAGGATTATTCTATGCTGGAAGTTTTGAGATTTAA